TGGGCAAGTGCTTCCTCTCATACTGCAAAGGAAGAAGCGTCAGCTCAGTTTTCGCTTTATTTGGAAAAAACTGGCCAAAAAAGAAATTCTCTTTTATTAGCACGCTGGCAAAACTTGCAGAAGGCCTCCGCACCTTGGTGGCATTTGCTCCCGGTGGTCCAGTGGAATAGCTGGGACAATCAATACCACCTGTGGTTAACTGAAATTATAGCCGGCCGGCTGGGTACCTCACTGCAAGACTATTCCCCAGTACAAGACAAGGTAGCAAAGGCTTTGAAGGTCTCTTCTATTATTGCCTTCCCCGGATTTGGATTAGCCTTAATTGGGTCATTTATCTTGGGTTTTTGGCTCACTCTTACTCCTTTGAGTCTAGCTACAAAATGGGTGAAACAGGTTTTGTACACGTTAGATAGTGTGCCGGGTTTTATGATTACACTGGGCATCTTTGCCTTGTATCTGCTGGCGGGCGGCACCTTGTTTTTTGCTTCTTCCGGAATGTCGTTTACGCCCTCCACGCTTTTGGGCAGCGGGTGCGTAGCTCTCTTTTTGCTACCCTTTCTTTCCCTGTTCTTTCACCAGAGCCTGCAGCAAGAAGCCTCCAAGCTCTATCTGCGCACAGCCCAGGCCAAAGGCCTTTCCTTTTCCCAGGCCATGGTGTACCATGCACTGCCCAATGCGCTGGCCTCCTCTGTAGTGGTGATAGGTGATATTCTGGCAAGTTTGTTGGCGGGTGTTTTGATTGTGGAGGTCACCTTCTCCCTCCCGGGTACAGG
The nucleotide sequence above comes from Nibribacter ruber. Encoded proteins:
- a CDS encoding ABC transporter permease subunit; amino-acid sequence: MQKASAPWWHLLPVVQWNSWDNQYHLWLTEIIAGRLGTSLQDYSPVQDKVAKALKVSSIIAFPGFGLALIGSFILGFWLTLTPLSLATKWVKQVLYTLDSVPGFMITLGIFALYLLAGGTLFFASSGMSFTPSTLLGSGCVALFLLPFLSLFFHQSLQQEASKLYLRTAQAKGLSFSQAMVYHALPNALASSVVVIGDILASLLAGVLIVEVTFSLPGTGSLLAKSLLTQDYPTVIGLTLFFLLLRTVLMWTADIVSGLIDPRMKVQ